The following coding sequences are from one Osmia bicornis bicornis chromosome 2, iOsmBic2.1, whole genome shotgun sequence window:
- the LOC114872058 gene encoding uncharacterized protein LOC114872058 isoform X1, with product MEKSMDVFTWTHKLKCPPAICNGLVKKTLHTGLVGFLWDELADIIFNAEEAKTIRKNILLYQLKHGTHNKLIQCVKNISQLKSERNNLKTQINKLEEEYEQQDFTIRQKVKKLQDISSKISEVRARRDLYKMKHDQTATQLHDCNDMKLVWQHLMPSTCKDLDPKVLIEVLDTVTSLWTGTSKREVWNTISNNLDRMEVPTLWHHLYQNLTKDVDSLIKSASMKSMDTDKKSINIGIARIYGQHICMISKQLLYNTRAKKHQQNVLELIEKIEVASNNSADISEWLALELEVCKLESEQINLQEEVDKIRESLYESNIFTIDLSQITSEIQNINLEKVDCIQQIQQSLNLLKAAPTFLMKVKQKINLELEKIATMRINGYDLLELNNDLTTELDMFHEALDLNALRKIILKGDIGVYRHTKSCISEASISVTNSQTSNIRSYFPTVQIPLYSLIDCYKNIILMLTCKRIECLEIEENPSLLPIPILAHKENNYNTVELFKLSESFNTKTKAEIAEFNEILNAWIHQTVQKVMEIIDKTVDDATFSEWIERYDLLLYMLQNST from the exons ATGGAAAAATCAATGGATGTATTTACATGGACCCATAAATTGAAATGTCCACCAGCAATATGCAATGGTTTAGTTAAAAAAAC TTTACATACAGGACTTGTTGGATTCCTATGGGATGAATTGGctgatattatatttaatgcaGAAGAAGCAAAAACAATACGGAAAAATATTCTGTTGTATCAGTTAAAACATGGGAcacataataaattaattcagtgtgtaaaaaatatatctCAGTTGAAGTCAgagagaaataatttaaaaactcAGATAAATAAGTTAGAAGAGGAATATGAACAGCAAGATTTTACAATTAGACAGAAAG TTAAGAAGTTGCAAGATATTTCATCCAAAATATCAGAAGTTAGAGCACGAAGAgatttgtataaaatgaaacaTGATCAAACTGCTACACAACTTCATGATTGCAATGATATGAAATTAGTTTGGCAACATTTAATGCCAAGTACTTGCAAAGATTTAGATCCTAAAGTACTAATAGAAGTTTTAGATACAGTAACAAGTCTTTGGACTGGAACAAGTAAAAGAGAA gTGTGGAATACAATATCAAATAATCTTGATCGTATGGAAGTGCCCACATTGTGGCACCATTTATATCAGAATTTAACAAAAGATGTAGATTCACTGATTAAATCTGCATCTATGAAATCTATGGATACAgataaaaaaagtataaatattGGTATTGCTAGAATATATGGGCAGCATATTTGCATGATTTCAAAACAATTATTGTACAATACTAGAGCAAAAAAGCATCAGCAAAATGTTTTAGAACTTATAGAAAAAATTGAg GTAGCTTCAAATAATTCTGCAGATATAAGTGAATGGTTAGCATTAGAATTGGAGGTCTGTAAATTAGAAAGtgaacaaataaatttacaagAAGAAGTTGATAAAATTCGAGAAAGTTTATATGAAAGTAATATATTTACAATTGACTTGTCTCAGATTACTTcagaaatacaaaatattaatttagaaaaa GTGGACTGTATACAACAAATACAACAGTCGTTAAATCTTTTAAAAGCTGCACCAACGTTTCTAATGAAAgtaaaacagaaaataaatttagaattagaaaaaataGCAACAATGCGGATTAATGGTTATGATTTATTAGAGTTAAACAATGATTTAACtactgaattagatatgtttCATGAAGCCTTAGATCTTAATGCtctaagaaaaattattctaaaagGAGACATTGGCGTTTATAG GCATACAAAAAGTTGTATAAGCGAAGCTTCTATTTCAGTTACCAATTCCCAAACTTCAAATATCAGATCTTATTTTCCAACAGTTCAAATACCACTTTATTCTTTAATAGactgttataaaaatataattttaatgttaACTTGTAAAAGAATTGAGTGTTTAGAAATTGAGGAAAATCCGTCTCTATTACCAATACCTATATTAGCACACAAAGAAAACAATTACAATACAGTTGAACTATTTAAGTTATCAGAAAGTTTCAATACAAAAACAAAAGCAGAAATCGCGgaattcaatgaaatattaaatgcTTG GATACATCAAACAGTTCAGAAAGTAATGGAAATTATTGATAAAACGGTAGACGATGCAACTTTTTCAGAATGGATTGAACGTTATGATTTGCTATTATATATGTTGCAAAATTCTACCTAA
- the LOC114872058 gene encoding uncharacterized protein LOC114872058 isoform X2: MNSKILQLDRKKLQDISSKISEVRARRDLYKMKHDQTATQLHDCNDMKLVWQHLMPSTCKDLDPKVLIEVLDTVTSLWTGTSKREVWNTISNNLDRMEVPTLWHHLYQNLTKDVDSLIKSASMKSMDTDKKSINIGIARIYGQHICMISKQLLYNTRAKKHQQNVLELIEKIEVASNNSADISEWLALELEVCKLESEQINLQEEVDKIRESLYESNIFTIDLSQITSEIQNINLEKVDCIQQIQQSLNLLKAAPTFLMKVKQKINLELEKIATMRINGYDLLELNNDLTTELDMFHEALDLNALRKIILKGDIGVYRHTKSCISEASISVTNSQTSNIRSYFPTVQIPLYSLIDCYKNIILMLTCKRIECLEIEENPSLLPIPILAHKENNYNTVELFKLSESFNTKTKAEIAEFNEILNAWIHQTVQKVMEIIDKTVDDATFSEWIERYDLLLYMLQNST, from the exons ATGAACAGCAAGATTTTACAATTAGACAGAAAG AAGTTGCAAGATATTTCATCCAAAATATCAGAAGTTAGAGCACGAAGAgatttgtataaaatgaaacaTGATCAAACTGCTACACAACTTCATGATTGCAATGATATGAAATTAGTTTGGCAACATTTAATGCCAAGTACTTGCAAAGATTTAGATCCTAAAGTACTAATAGAAGTTTTAGATACAGTAACAAGTCTTTGGACTGGAACAAGTAAAAGAGAA gTGTGGAATACAATATCAAATAATCTTGATCGTATGGAAGTGCCCACATTGTGGCACCATTTATATCAGAATTTAACAAAAGATGTAGATTCACTGATTAAATCTGCATCTATGAAATCTATGGATACAgataaaaaaagtataaatattGGTATTGCTAGAATATATGGGCAGCATATTTGCATGATTTCAAAACAATTATTGTACAATACTAGAGCAAAAAAGCATCAGCAAAATGTTTTAGAACTTATAGAAAAAATTGAg GTAGCTTCAAATAATTCTGCAGATATAAGTGAATGGTTAGCATTAGAATTGGAGGTCTGTAAATTAGAAAGtgaacaaataaatttacaagAAGAAGTTGATAAAATTCGAGAAAGTTTATATGAAAGTAATATATTTACAATTGACTTGTCTCAGATTACTTcagaaatacaaaatattaatttagaaaaa GTGGACTGTATACAACAAATACAACAGTCGTTAAATCTTTTAAAAGCTGCACCAACGTTTCTAATGAAAgtaaaacagaaaataaatttagaattagaaaaaataGCAACAATGCGGATTAATGGTTATGATTTATTAGAGTTAAACAATGATTTAACtactgaattagatatgtttCATGAAGCCTTAGATCTTAATGCtctaagaaaaattattctaaaagGAGACATTGGCGTTTATAG GCATACAAAAAGTTGTATAAGCGAAGCTTCTATTTCAGTTACCAATTCCCAAACTTCAAATATCAGATCTTATTTTCCAACAGTTCAAATACCACTTTATTCTTTAATAGactgttataaaaatataattttaatgttaACTTGTAAAAGAATTGAGTGTTTAGAAATTGAGGAAAATCCGTCTCTATTACCAATACCTATATTAGCACACAAAGAAAACAATTACAATACAGTTGAACTATTTAAGTTATCAGAAAGTTTCAATACAAAAACAAAAGCAGAAATCGCGgaattcaatgaaatattaaatgcTTG GATACATCAAACAGTTCAGAAAGTAATGGAAATTATTGATAAAACGGTAGACGATGCAACTTTTTCAGAATGGATTGAACGTTATGATTTGCTATTATATATGTTGCAAAATTCTACCTAA